The DNA window GCCCTTCTTGAACAGTTTTACCGGCGGCAGCCGCAGGCCTTCCTGCTCGACGGCAGTGGCGGAGGCGGAAAAGCCGCCCGGCACCGAGCCGCCAATATCAGGCCAATGGCCGGTGTTGGATAGCCAGCAGAAGATCTTGCCGCCCCGGTAGACCGGCATGACGAAGCGCACATCCATCAGATGCGTGCCGCCGAGATAGGGATCGTTGACGATGTAGATGTCGCCAGGCTCCGGAGCCAGGCAGCGGCCGTCGGCGATCATCTCGATCACCGTTTTGGTCGAATACTGCATGACGCCGACGAACACCGGCAGGCCCTGGCTGCCCTGTGCGATCAGCGAACCGTCGACCGCCGAATAGATGCCGTCGGAGCGGTCATTGGCCTCGGCGATGACCGGCGAGAAGGCGGCACGGGAAAAGGTCAGGTCCATCTCGTCACAGACCTGCTGCAAGGCGGCCTGGAGAACCGAAAGCGTGATGGCGTCGAGCTTTGCCTCGGGCATCTCAGGCCTCGCCTATGTCGATGATGATGTTGCCGTCGGCATCCGAGCGCGCTCGATCGCCGGGTTCAAGCACGGTCGTGGCGTCCATCTGTTCGAGGATCGCCGGGCCTTGGATGACGGCATCGAGCGGCAGTTTTTCCCTGATATAGACCGGCGTGTCGTGCCAACGCCCGGCATACCAGACCGGGCGGATCTCACGCCGTGCCTCGTCCAGCGTTTTCGCGCGCCCCGCCGGATCGATCAGCCGCGACAGGTCGATCGCCGGGCGCACGCCGGTCACCGAGGTGTTGAGGTTGACCAGGTTGGCGCGGATCTCCGGCAGCTCGACCTTGAAGCGGGCGAAATAGGCTTTTTCGAACAGGGCCTGCAGCTCGTTGCGACTGACTGTCGAGGACGGCAGCGGCACGTTGATGATGTGGGTCTGGCCGACGAACTGCATGTCGGCGGAATGGGTGACGCGTATCGTCTCCGGCTTCACCGCTTCCTTGCCGATCAGCTCCTCACCTTCGTTTCGGTGCCGTTCCAATACAGCGTGAAGTTGGGTTTCATCGAGCACGGCCACGGGCTGGTTGACGGTGTTGACGAAGTCGTGGCGCAGGTCCGCGACGACGCAGCCTAGCGCATTGGTGATGCCGGGGCGCGCCGGCACCAGCACCTTGGGCAGGCCGAGCTCGCGAGCGAGCGCGGTGGCGTGCAGGGGACCGGCGCCGCCGAAGGCGAACAGCGCGAAATCGCGCGGGTCATGGCCGCGCGACACCGACACCATGCGGATGGCGCCGGCCATCTTCATGTTGCCGAGCCTGAGCACCGCACCCGCCGCCTCGACGCCGGACAGGCCCGTCGCCCTGCCGATCCTGTCTTCGAAGATGCCGGTGACGCGCTCCACGGTGACTGGGTTTTCGACGGCCAGCAGCTTCTTCGGCGCGAGCCGGCCGAGCACCAGATTGGCGTCGGTGATGGTCGGCTCCAGGCCGCCGCGGCCATAGCAGATCGGGCCGGGATTGGCGCCGGCGCTTTCCGGGCCGATCTGGATCAGGCCGGCGGCATCGACGCGCGCGATCGAACCGCCGCCGGCGCCGACCGTGTGCACCGCCACCATCGGCACGTGGATCGGCATGGCATATTCGATCTCGATCTCGTTCGAGACCGCCGGCTCGGCGTTGCGGATCAGCGCCACGTCGGTCGAGGTGCCGCCCATGTCGTAGGTGACGAGGTTTTCGAAGCCGGCGCGCTTGCCCGTATAGGCAGCGGCAATCACCCCGGAGGCCGGACCGGACATGACGGTCTTGGCCGATTCACGTGTGACGAAGCGGGCCGAGATCATGCCGCCATTGCCGTTCATGATCAGGAAGTCGCGGGCATAGCCTTTGGCGGCCAATTCCTTGCGCAGCCGCTCGACATAGCGCTCGAGGATCGGCTGCACCGAGGCGTTGACCGAAGCGGTAACGCCGCGCTCGAATTCGCGCGCTTCCGACAGCAGCGCATGGCCCGTGGTGATGTAGCCGTTCGGCCAGAGCTCGGCGGCGATCTCGGCGGCGCGCCGCTCGTGCGAAGGGTTGGCGTAGGCGTGCAGGAAATGGATGACGAGGGATTCGCAGCCGGCCGCGATCAGCGTCTTCACCGCTTCACGCATCCCGGCCTCGTCGAGCGGCGTGCGCACCGCACCCGAAGCCTCGACGCGCTCCGACACTTCGAGCCTGAGATTGCGCGGGATGACGGGAACGAAGGTGCCAGTCATGCCATAGGGTTGCGGCCGTGTGCGCCGGCCAAGCTCGATCACGTCGCGAAAACCAAGCGTGGTGATCATGCCGGTCCTGGCCAGCCGGCGCTCGAGCACCGCATTGGTCGTTGTGGTGGTGCCATGGACGATGAGGTCGATGCCGTCGATGGGAAATCCGGTGGCGCCGAGTGCCGAAACCACGCCGAAGGCCTGGTTGTCGACCGTGGTCGGGGTTTTGGCGATGTGCACCTTGCCGCCGTGCCTGCCGTCGATCAGAAGCAGGTCGGTGAAGGTTCCGCCGACATCGATGCCGGCCACGACGCTGCCCAGGGAATCCGGCGGCTGCACCGAAAAATTCTCTTTCATTGTCGAAACCCGAAATGCTGGGACTACGGATACGGCACAGTTTGGAAAGGTGTTTCGCGACGGTATCTTGACGCAAATATCGTTTGTATACTAATAAATTCCGGACACAAGAGCTTACCGCCTTGGAGTGTGCGAGCAGCACGCCGGAACCTGAATGGTTCGGGCGCGCAGGAAAAGGTTTGGCGCCAGCGCCCCGGTTGGGCCAGAAAGTTGGATTTGATGAACACCACATCCGCCTTCAACACCGCCGGCGCCCGCCCGCTGCAGTTTCCGATTCCGGCCAATGTCTATGCCGAAACCGTCGTCTCGGTGAAACACTACACCGACCGGCTGTTCTCGTTCCGCATCACCCGTCCGCAATCGCTGCGCTTCCGCTCCGGCGAGTTCGTCATGATCGGCCTGCCCAATGCCGAGAAGCCGGTGTTCCGGGCCTATTCGGTGGCGAGCCCGGCCTGGGACGAAGAGCTGGAATTCTTCTCGATCAAGGTGCCGGACGGCCCGCTGACCTCGGAACTGCAGAAGATCCAGGTCGGCGATACCGTGATCATGCGGCAGAAGTCGACCGGCACGCTGGTGGTCGATGCGCTGACGCCAGCCAAGCGGCTGTTCATGATCTCGACCGGCACCGGCATCGCGCCCTTCGCCAGCCTGCTGCGCGATCCCGACACCTACGAGAAATTCGACCAGTTGATCCTGACCCACACCTGCCGCGACAATGCCGAACTCACCTACGGCCAGGAGCTGGTCGCAGCCCTTGAAAGCGACCCGCTGATCGGCGAGCTGACCGCCGGGCGCGTGACGCTCTACAATTCGACGACCCGCGAAGAGTCGGCCTGCATGGGCCGCATCACCGCGCTGATCGGCTCCGGCAAATTCTACGCCGACCTCGGCATCGAGAAGCTCAATCCCGAGACCGACCGCATCATGATCTGCGGCTCGATGCATATGCTGAAGGACGTCAAGGAACTTGCCGAGAGCCTCGGCTTCCAGGAAGGTTCGCTCAGCCATCCCGCGACTTTCGTCGTCGAGCGCGCCTTCGTCGGCTGAGGCCTGCCGCCCACACTGTGGGACATGCCGCCTTCCAGGCGAACGCCTGATATCGGATAGGCTGCCGGGATAGGTGGGGCCACTCCATCCCGACCGAAAATACCGCAGCGCGCATGAGCCGGAGCACGCCGAACCCGAACGCATCGAGGCTGAAATCGGCGCGGCGGCGCGCAAGCCGGCAGCCGAGCAGGCTTGCGCCGGCGCGCGGGCCGACATCAGCTTGTGGCCTCGGTCCAAACGATCGTGTAAGTATCGCCCTAAACGAGAAAGGGCAGGAAATGAGCAACACGATCCGCGAAGCCGAGCCCGGCACCAGCGCGTCGAAGGTGACGCCGCTGCCGGCCCGCGCCGCCGCCAACACCCCGATACCGCCGGATCATCGCATCGCGCGCAATCCCGGCATGAAGCTCGATCTCGGCTTCATGGAATCGGTGCGCAGCGTCAACCGCTCGGCACTCGAACGGCGCGTCGCCAGCCTGACCAAGCGGCGCTCGATCAAGGCCGACAACCAGGCGGCCTGGCTGCTGCGCGCCATTGCCTGCATGGATCTGACGACGCTGAATTCCAATGACACCGAGGAGCGGGTGCGCCGGCTCTGCGCCAAGGCGATCAACCCGCTGCGCCGCGATATCGTCGAAGGCCTCGGCATTTCCGGCGAAACCATCCGGCCCGCGGCGGTCTGCGTCTACCATCCCTTTGTCGCCACCGCCGTCGACGCCGTGC is part of the Mesorhizobium loti genome and encodes:
- a CDS encoding ferredoxin--NADP reductase, with protein sequence MNTTSAFNTAGARPLQFPIPANVYAETVVSVKHYTDRLFSFRITRPQSLRFRSGEFVMIGLPNAEKPVFRAYSVASPAWDEELEFFSIKVPDGPLTSELQKIQVGDTVIMRQKSTGTLVVDALTPAKRLFMISTGTGIAPFASLLRDPDTYEKFDQLILTHTCRDNAELTYGQELVAALESDPLIGELTAGRVTLYNSTTREESACMGRITALIGSGKFYADLGIEKLNPETDRIMICGSMHMLKDVKELAESLGFQEGSLSHPATFVVERAFVG
- a CDS encoding hydantoinase/oxoprolinase family protein: MKENFSVQPPDSLGSVVAGIDVGGTFTDLLLIDGRHGGKVHIAKTPTTVDNQAFGVVSALGATGFPIDGIDLIVHGTTTTTNAVLERRLARTGMITTLGFRDVIELGRRTRPQPYGMTGTFVPVIPRNLRLEVSERVEASGAVRTPLDEAGMREAVKTLIAAGCESLVIHFLHAYANPSHERRAAEIAAELWPNGYITTGHALLSEAREFERGVTASVNASVQPILERYVERLRKELAAKGYARDFLIMNGNGGMISARFVTRESAKTVMSGPASGVIAAAYTGKRAGFENLVTYDMGGTSTDVALIRNAEPAVSNEIEIEYAMPIHVPMVAVHTVGAGGGSIARVDAAGLIQIGPESAGANPGPICYGRGGLEPTITDANLVLGRLAPKKLLAVENPVTVERVTGIFEDRIGRATGLSGVEAAGAVLRLGNMKMAGAIRMVSVSRGHDPRDFALFAFGGAGPLHATALARELGLPKVLVPARPGITNALGCVVADLRHDFVNTVNQPVAVLDETQLHAVLERHRNEGEELIGKEAVKPETIRVTHSADMQFVGQTHIINVPLPSSTVSRNELQALFEKAYFARFKVELPEIRANLVNLNTSVTGVRPAIDLSRLIDPAGRAKTLDEARREIRPVWYAGRWHDTPVYIREKLPLDAVIQGPAILEQMDATTVLEPGDRARSDADGNIIIDIGEA